The following proteins are co-located in the Frankiales bacterium genome:
- the secD gene encoding protein translocase subunit SecD, translated as MTVAAPTQRHTAPGRTLAILGAFIVLLGAWTFWPGESHTPKLGLDLRGGTQVILTPVPEPGTNGTVSDDQLNQTVEIIRQRVDGFGVAEAEVTTQGSGANASILVSIPGTTNQQILDSLATTAKLDFRPVLEEAAGAPTPTASPTPSATGSGTASPSASPSATASSSATASATASSTASATASSSASGNGAPLTAALRAGTANSASPSASPSTTASPSPSASGSATVTSVNGLPPIQSSENNAELEQAYQSLDCSKTGATKGGPADPNKFLVTCSKDGAVKYLLDKAAVQGTEIASASAGINTQGGGGWEVNLTFTSTGAEQFATVTGQLAQKPSPQNQFGIVLDGLVESSPYVSSAILGGSAVITGSFTADEAKALANVLKYGSLPVTLEVSSVEQISPTLGQDQLDAGLIAGALGLLLVVIYLVIYYRALGLVAVASLLVAGAISYGLFVVLGRQLGFALSLAGVAGAIVAIGITADSFVVYFERIRDEIREGRSLRAAGDAGWIRARRTILAADFVSFLAAIVLYFLSVGSVRGFAFTLGLTTLVDVAVAFLFTRPLVSILMRTAWFTSGSHWTGLSPDRLGVKPEVVPVAARPVKEPS; from the coding sequence ATGACGGTGGCAGCACCGACTCAGCGGCACACGGCGCCCGGCCGCACGCTGGCGATCCTGGGGGCCTTCATCGTCCTCCTCGGCGCCTGGACGTTCTGGCCCGGCGAGTCGCACACGCCGAAGCTCGGCCTCGACCTCCGCGGCGGCACCCAGGTCATCCTGACGCCGGTCCCGGAGCCGGGCACGAACGGCACGGTGAGCGACGACCAGCTCAACCAGACCGTGGAGATCATCCGCCAGCGCGTCGACGGGTTCGGCGTCGCCGAGGCCGAGGTGACCACCCAGGGCAGCGGCGCCAACGCCAGCATCCTGGTGTCGATCCCCGGCACCACCAACCAGCAGATCCTCGACTCCCTGGCCACGACGGCGAAGCTGGACTTCCGCCCCGTGCTCGAGGAGGCCGCCGGCGCCCCGACGCCCACCGCCTCGCCCACCCCGTCGGCCACCGGCTCCGGCACGGCGTCCCCGAGCGCCTCGCCGTCCGCCACTGCCTCGTCGTCGGCCACCGCCTCCGCCACGGCGTCGTCCACCGCGTCGGCCACCGCCTCGTCGTCGGCGTCGGGCAACGGGGCGCCGCTCACCGCGGCCCTGCGCGCTGGCACGGCCAACTCGGCCAGCCCCAGCGCGAGCCCCAGCACGACCGCCAGCCCCAGCCCCTCGGCCAGCGGCTCGGCCACGGTGACGTCGGTGAACGGTCTGCCGCCGATCCAGTCCTCGGAGAACAACGCCGAACTCGAGCAGGCCTACCAGAGCCTCGACTGCAGCAAGACCGGCGCCACCAAGGGCGGCCCGGCCGACCCGAACAAGTTCCTGGTCACCTGCTCCAAGGACGGCGCGGTCAAGTACCTGCTCGACAAGGCCGCCGTCCAGGGCACCGAGATCGCCAGCGCCTCGGCCGGCATCAACACCCAGGGGGGCGGCGGCTGGGAGGTCAACCTGACCTTCACCAGCACGGGCGCCGAGCAGTTCGCGACGGTCACCGGCCAGCTGGCCCAGAAGCCGTCCCCGCAGAACCAGTTCGGCATCGTGCTCGACGGCCTGGTCGAGTCCTCGCCGTACGTCAGCAGCGCCATCCTGGGCGGCAGCGCGGTCATCACCGGCTCCTTCACCGCCGACGAGGCCAAGGCGCTGGCCAACGTGCTCAAGTACGGCTCGCTGCCGGTCACCCTCGAGGTGTCCTCGGTGGAGCAGATCTCGCCCACGCTCGGCCAGGACCAGCTCGACGCCGGTCTCATCGCCGGCGCCCTCGGCCTGCTCCTCGTCGTGATCTACCTCGTGATCTACTACCGCGCCCTCGGCCTGGTCGCGGTGGCGTCGCTGCTCGTGGCCGGCGCGATCAGCTACGGGCTGTTCGTCGTGCTGGGCCGCCAGCTGGGCTTCGCGCTCTCGCTGGCGGGCGTGGCCGGTGCGATCGTCGCGATCGGCATCACGGCCGACTCGTTCGTCGTGTACTTCGAACGCATACGTGACGAGATCCGCGAGGGTCGCAGCCTGCGCGCGGCCGGCGACGCCGGATGGATCCGGGCCCGGCGCACGATCCTGGCGGCCGACTTCGTGTCGTTCCTCGCCGCGATCGTCCTGTACTTCCTGTCCGTCGGCAGCGTCCGCGGCTTCGCCTTCACGCTGGGCCTCACCACGCTCGTCGACGTCGCCGTCGCGTTCCTGTTCACGCGCCCGCTGGTGTCGATCCTGATGCGCACGGCGTGGTTCACCTCGGGGAGCCACTGGACCGGCCTGTCGCCGGACCGGCTGGGCGTCAAGCCCGAGGTGGTCCCCGTGGCCGCGCGACCCGTGAAGGAGCCGTCATGA
- the secF gene encoding protein translocase subunit SecF has translation MSRIGSLGHRLYSGEVSYDFVGKRRRWYAISGAIVILALIGLFGRGLNLGIEFKGGSQFTIPSTTATVEQARAAVAASGVPGTSDAVVTQIGSDKIQIQTIPLTPTQSAAVTQQLAKDLGVSQGDIGVELIGPSWGGEITKRAVQGLIVFLVLVVVFLSAYFEWRLAVAALIALMHDLVITIGIYALTGFEVTPATVIGVLTILGFSLYDTVVVFDKVKENTRSITSGNRVTYSEAANLALNQTLVRSINTSVVALLPVTAILVIGVGLLGAGTLKDLALALFVGTAAGTYSSIFIATPVACQLQEQRPEMKALAARVAARRAGGDSRRSSRRSGGGTATAVLEDVEVESDAESDGPATVTRDDLTASPVTQTGPRAQPRRNQTRSQRKRKR, from the coding sequence ATGAGCCGCATCGGCAGCCTCGGTCACCGCCTCTACAGCGGCGAGGTCTCCTACGACTTCGTCGGCAAGCGCCGTCGCTGGTACGCCATCTCCGGCGCCATCGTGATCCTGGCGCTCATCGGGCTCTTCGGCCGCGGCCTCAACCTCGGCATCGAGTTCAAGGGCGGCTCGCAGTTCACGATCCCGTCCACCACCGCGACCGTCGAGCAGGCGCGCGCGGCGGTGGCGGCGTCGGGCGTGCCGGGAACCTCGGACGCCGTCGTCACGCAGATCGGCAGCGACAAGATCCAGATCCAGACGATCCCGCTGACGCCGACGCAGTCCGCGGCGGTCACCCAGCAGCTCGCGAAGGACCTCGGGGTCTCGCAGGGCGACATCGGTGTCGAGCTGATCGGGCCCAGCTGGGGCGGTGAGATCACCAAACGCGCGGTCCAGGGCCTCATCGTGTTCCTGGTGCTCGTCGTGGTGTTCCTGTCCGCCTACTTCGAGTGGCGGCTCGCCGTCGCGGCGCTGATCGCCCTGATGCACGACCTCGTCATCACGATCGGCATCTACGCGCTGACCGGCTTCGAGGTCACGCCGGCCACCGTGATCGGCGTGCTCACGATCCTGGGCTTCTCGCTCTACGACACGGTCGTGGTGTTCGACAAGGTGAAGGAGAACACCCGCTCGATCACCTCGGGCAACCGGGTCACCTACAGCGAGGCCGCGAACCTGGCGCTCAACCAGACCCTGGTGCGGTCGATCAACACCTCCGTGGTCGCGCTGCTGCCGGTCACGGCGATCCTCGTGATCGGCGTGGGCCTGCTCGGCGCCGGCACGCTCAAGGACCTCGCGCTCGCCCTGTTCGTCGGCACCGCCGCGGGCACCTACTCGTCGATCTTCATCGCGACGCCGGTGGCCTGCCAGCTGCAGGAGCAGCGCCCGGAGATGAAGGCCCTGGCCGCCCGCGTGGCCGCCCGGCGTGCCGGCGGCGACTCGCGCCGCTCGTCGCGCCGCAGCGGCGGCGGTACGGCCACCGCCGTGCTCGAGGACGTCGAGGTCGAGTCGGACGCCGAGTCCGACGGCCCCGCGACGGTCACCCGCGACGACCTCACGGCGTCGCCCGTGACCCAGACCGGCCCGCGGGCCCAGCCCCGGCGCAACCAGACCCGAAGCCAGCGCAAGCGCAAGCGGTGA
- a CDS encoding adenine phosphoribosyltransferase — protein MSELDALLDARVRSIPDWPVPGVVFRDITPLLADPAGLRTLCAAMAEGLDGLGAGGVDLVAGVEARGFVLGAPLALDLGVGFVPVRKQGKLPGDVHTETYDLEYGSATLEIQVDAVAAGHRVVLVDDVLATGGTAAASAALLRSAGAEVVALVVLLELAALGGRAALGDLPVVALRTL, from the coding sequence GTGAGCGAGCTCGACGCCCTCCTCGACGCGCGGGTGAGGTCCATCCCGGACTGGCCCGTGCCGGGCGTCGTGTTCCGCGACATCACGCCGCTGCTGGCCGACCCGGCCGGGCTGCGCACCCTGTGCGCCGCGATGGCCGAGGGCCTCGACGGCCTGGGCGCCGGCGGGGTGGACCTCGTGGCCGGCGTCGAGGCGCGCGGCTTCGTGCTCGGCGCACCCCTGGCCCTCGACCTCGGCGTGGGCTTCGTGCCGGTGCGCAAGCAGGGCAAGCTGCCCGGCGACGTGCACACCGAGACCTACGACCTCGAGTACGGCAGCGCCACGCTCGAGATCCAGGTGGACGCCGTGGCCGCGGGCCACCGGGTGGTGCTGGTCGACGACGTGCTGGCCACGGGCGGCACCGCGGCCGCCTCGGCGGCGCTCTTGCGCAGCGCGGGGGCCGAGGTGGTGGCCCTGGTGGTGCTGCTCGAGCTCGCCGCGCTCGGTGGCCGAGCCGCCCTGGGGGACCTGCCCGTGGTCGCGCTGCGCACGCTCTGA